A section of the Marinoscillum sp. 108 genome encodes:
- a CDS encoding beta-1,3-glucanase family protein: MKTKIYPSHWILKFFVATTVMLLWSLTTWAQTLPYLVENNSEYPDNQVFVAIVGITDGHVWVDPATGQVHPMSQSDNTVQGPVNGGNQGPGGDGKYANCFRRLSEIPNHTINIPKIAGCRIMISFESQLFLYFFGHSGNPSGYAAPNLANPTDPNQGIKFELVELTFNDYGLWCNTSRVDSYQYPMGLEVWGNGFYKKVGEKKTHAQIISQWQSTAPSEFQSLLNASEGTIHFPTKTSTFPTNFFQSYIDAIWSKYSSQQLVFNSGQAGVWRGSVQGNQFIFTRDGDGQVATIPGKPTTIEAMEGSGVMASGAQWDLVVQAQFVAAITRHAIDLNVGSGVLQDFGNTSSYYQTWPYNWYAKFWHQTDISVDGQTYAFAYDDVFDQSATIHTPSPTNIKITVGGFYGTTGGGGGVATLYQHCDYGGYSASLNVGSYTLGQLQALGVANDDISSLQLQSGYQITMYQHDNFGGNVLVKTSSDNCLVNEAFNDDISSVVVAQVSSGWSTTIEAENTAVQSGTQTEACSEGGLNVGWIDANDWMVWDVNIPSNGPYTVEYRVSSPNSNGMIQLEKAGGSPMYGTRSVPNTGGWQNWTSVSHTVSLTAGQQQIAIKALAGGWNINWLKITSAGGSRTAAEVDIKTAVSTEKLIVYPNPVQDLLSLKVPGNEIIQAAVIHDLSGKQMIQWAEYEETSPLDVSQLKAGHYLLSIKTSTGSYTTRIIKK, encoded by the coding sequence ATGAAAACCAAAATTTACCCGTCACATTGGATTCTCAAATTCTTTGTCGCAACGACCGTGATGCTCCTATGGAGCCTCACTACCTGGGCACAAACCCTTCCCTATCTTGTGGAAAATAATTCAGAATATCCGGACAATCAGGTATTTGTGGCCATCGTAGGAATCACAGATGGTCACGTCTGGGTGGACCCCGCCACTGGCCAGGTGCATCCCATGAGTCAATCCGACAACACCGTGCAGGGACCTGTGAACGGTGGGAACCAGGGACCCGGAGGCGACGGTAAATATGCCAACTGCTTTCGTCGACTGAGTGAAATCCCCAACCACACCATCAACATCCCAAAAATAGCCGGTTGTAGGATTATGATTTCCTTCGAAAGCCAGCTCTTTCTTTACTTCTTTGGTCACTCAGGTAACCCCAGCGGATACGCTGCACCTAACCTGGCAAATCCCACTGACCCCAATCAGGGCATTAAATTTGAGTTAGTTGAGTTAACCTTCAATGACTATGGACTCTGGTGCAATACCTCACGTGTAGATTCCTATCAGTATCCAATGGGACTGGAAGTATGGGGCAATGGCTTTTACAAAAAAGTTGGCGAAAAGAAAACACATGCACAGATCATCTCCCAATGGCAGAGCACTGCTCCTTCTGAGTTTCAGAGCCTTCTGAATGCTTCCGAAGGAACCATCCACTTTCCCACTAAGACAAGCACCTTCCCCACCAACTTTTTTCAATCATACATTGATGCCATCTGGTCTAAGTATTCTAGTCAGCAACTGGTATTCAATTCGGGACAAGCAGGTGTATGGAGAGGTAGTGTCCAGGGAAATCAATTTATTTTCACAAGAGATGGGGATGGCCAGGTAGCCACCATTCCTGGTAAACCCACCACGATTGAAGCCATGGAAGGCAGTGGTGTAATGGCCTCCGGAGCCCAGTGGGACCTGGTAGTACAGGCTCAGTTTGTAGCAGCCATCACCCGGCATGCCATAGACCTGAATGTCGGATCCGGGGTACTGCAGGATTTTGGCAATACTTCCTCTTACTATCAAACCTGGCCATATAACTGGTATGCCAAATTCTGGCACCAAACAGACATTAGCGTGGATGGGCAAACCTATGCGTTCGCCTACGATGATGTATTCGATCAGTCTGCTACCATTCATACTCCCAGCCCTACCAATATCAAGATTACTGTTGGGGGCTTCTATGGAACCACCGGTGGAGGTGGCGGTGTGGCCACGCTCTATCAGCACTGCGATTATGGCGGCTACTCAGCTTCCCTCAATGTGGGCAGCTATACCCTGGGACAGCTCCAGGCCCTGGGAGTCGCCAATGATGACATCTCCTCTCTGCAGCTACAAAGCGGCTACCAGATCACCATGTATCAGCATGACAACTTTGGTGGAAATGTATTGGTAAAAACCTCCAGTGATAACTGTCTGGTCAATGAGGCTTTCAATGATGACATCAGCTCTGTAGTAGTCGCTCAGGTTTCTTCGGGATGGTCCACAACCATAGAAGCCGAAAATACGGCTGTGCAGTCCGGCACCCAGACCGAAGCATGCTCCGAAGGAGGACTTAATGTCGGGTGGATAGATGCCAATGATTGGATGGTTTGGGATGTGAACATCCCCTCCAATGGTCCTTATACCGTAGAATATCGGGTATCCAGCCCCAACAGCAACGGCATGATACAGTTAGAAAAAGCAGGTGGAAGCCCTATGTATGGTACCAGGTCTGTTCCAAATACTGGTGGCTGGCAAAACTGGACATCCGTATCACATACGGTGAGTCTTACTGCAGGTCAGCAGCAAATCGCGATCAAAGCACTGGCTGGCGGCTGGAACATCAACTGGCTCAAAATCACCAGTGCCGGAGGGTCCAGAACAGCCGCAGAAGTGGATATAAAAACCGCAGTGTCTACAGAAAAACTGATCGTTTATCCCAATCCTGTCCAGGATCTGCTCAGCCTCAAAGTACCTGGAAACGAAATCATACAGGCCGCTGTAATCCATGACCTCTCCGGGAAACAAATGATCCAATGGGCTGAATATGAGGAGACATCACCTCTGGATGTATCTCAGTTGAAAGCAGGGCATTACCTACTGAGTATCAAAACCTCCACAGGATCTTATACCACCAGGATTATTAAAAAGTAA
- a CDS encoding carbohydrate-binding protein, translated as MKTLLQNQSIKITLLLTLGLCSSMFTQAQNWNLVWADEFTNGIGPDWVFETGTGSGGWGNNELQYYRQQNATVENGQLVITAKNESFGGMNYTSARMKTQGRKSWKYGKIEARIAMPSFLGVWPAFWMLGDNITSVGWPSCGEIDVMEHVNTEAATHGTIHWQDHNNSYANYSGSTGTNVTAFHTYAVEWDANAIKWFLDGNLYHEASIAGGVNGTSEFHNNFFILLNMAIGGNWPGFNVDNGALPAKMYVDYVRVYQSGGGSSNGVATLFQHCDYGGYSASLNPGSYTLGQLQALGVSNDDISSIQIQSGYQLTMYQHNNFTGNSLVKTSNDNCLVNEGFNDNISSVIVAQASSGWSATIEAENWTVQSGTQTEACSEGGQNVGWIDTNDWMVWDINPPSSGAYTVEYRVSSPNSNGMIQLEKAGGSPVYGTKSVQNTGGWQNWTTVAHTISLSGGQQQIAIKALTGGWNINWFKIKSAGGSRVVSEPSVPEPTPEISLSIFPNPASNLLNIKGLKGLGNYQIYDLSGKTVLGGILSSEDGLSSTIDVSSLNTGSYFLVESLSNTKMRFIKK; from the coding sequence ATGAAAACCCTATTACAAAACCAATCAATCAAAATCACCCTGTTACTTACCCTGGGGCTGTGTTCCTCTATGTTTACTCAGGCTCAAAACTGGAACCTGGTGTGGGCAGATGAGTTTACCAATGGCATCGGGCCGGACTGGGTCTTTGAGACCGGTACCGGGTCTGGCGGCTGGGGCAACAACGAGCTTCAGTATTACCGTCAGCAAAATGCCACTGTTGAAAACGGGCAACTTGTCATCACTGCGAAAAATGAGAGTTTCGGTGGTATGAACTATACCTCCGCCAGAATGAAAACACAGGGACGAAAGTCCTGGAAGTACGGGAAAATTGAAGCTCGTATCGCTATGCCTTCTTTCCTGGGGGTATGGCCGGCCTTCTGGATGCTTGGCGACAACATCACCTCAGTTGGTTGGCCATCTTGTGGCGAAATCGATGTAATGGAGCACGTCAACACAGAAGCCGCCACCCATGGCACCATCCACTGGCAGGACCACAATAACAGTTATGCCAACTATAGTGGAAGCACCGGCACGAATGTAACTGCCTTCCATACTTACGCTGTGGAATGGGATGCCAACGCCATCAAGTGGTTTCTGGATGGTAATTTATACCATGAAGCCAGCATTGCTGGTGGAGTGAACGGCACCTCAGAGTTTCACAACAACTTCTTCATCCTCCTCAATATGGCCATCGGCGGTAACTGGCCTGGGTTTAATGTGGACAATGGAGCCCTTCCTGCCAAAATGTATGTAGACTATGTACGGGTATACCAAAGTGGAGGTGGCAGCTCCAATGGTGTAGCCACCCTCTTCCAGCACTGCGATTATGGTGGCTACTCAGCTTCGCTGAACCCTGGCAGTTATACCTTAGGACAACTTCAGGCGCTCGGAGTGTCCAATGATGACATCTCATCCATCCAGATTCAGTCCGGCTATCAGCTGACGATGTATCAGCACAATAACTTCACCGGAAATTCTCTGGTAAAAACTTCCAATGACAACTGCCTGGTCAATGAGGGTTTCAATGATAACATTAGCTCAGTCATCGTAGCACAAGCTTCCTCAGGCTGGTCTGCCACCATAGAAGCAGAGAACTGGACCGTGCAATCCGGCACACAGACAGAAGCTTGTTCAGAAGGAGGACAAAATGTAGGCTGGATAGACACCAACGATTGGATGGTCTGGGATATTAACCCACCGAGCAGTGGTGCTTATACCGTGGAGTATCGGGTATCCAGCCCAAATAGCAATGGAATGATCCAGTTAGAAAAAGCAGGTGGAAGCCCTGTGTATGGTACAAAATCTGTTCAGAATACTGGTGGCTGGCAAAACTGGACCACCGTAGCGCACACCATCAGCTTAAGCGGTGGCCAGCAACAGATCGCCATCAAAGCACTCACCGGCGGATGGAACATCAACTGGTTTAAAATAAAAAGCGCTGGCGGCAGCAGAGTGGTTTCGGAACCTTCAGTACCCGAACCCACCCCAGAAATCTCGTTGAGCATTTTCCCAAATCCTGCATCCAATCTATTGAATATCAAAGGACTCAAGGGTTTGGGCAACTATCAGATTTATGACCTAAGTGGCAAAACTGTCCTGGGGGGTATTTTGAGCAGTGAAGATGGCCTCTCCTCTACCATAGATGTGAGCTCGTTGAATACAGGCTCCTACTTTTTAGTGGAGTCATTGAGCAATACCAAAATGAGATTCATCAAAAAGTAA
- a CDS encoding glycosyl hydrolase family 18 protein, with protein sequence MKTNSILWGHQPPSIQSIIWKHIRLLLFLFVIMSMATVHAQKIVGYTPSWLGSANDIDYDRLTHINYAFALPTASGGLQAIENPAKLQSLVSQGHAKGVKVLIAIGGWDLGDGGGNDGRFNTLAASASSRNNFVNNVLSVINQYNLDGADIDWEFPEPVNGAPDNNFTLLMGQLSTALHNQGKLLTAAVNGSAWAADGISSQVFGYVDFLNIMAYDGDAGAGHSPYSYAESALNYYKGRGLPAAKAVIGVPFYARPSWKGYNTLIAEGADPYSDYFNGDYYNGINTIKAKTALAKSQGGGIMIWTLDHDVQGQYALLKAIKDEMGTTGGSGVVTLFQHCDYGGYSASLNTGSYTLGQLQALGVANDDISSLQVQNGYQITMYQHDNFTGNVLVKTSNDNCLVNEEFNDDISSVIVAQASSGWSATIEAENWTIQSGTQTEACAEGGQNVGWIDTNDWMVWDINPPSSGAYTVEYRVASPNSGMIQLEKAGGSPVYGTRSVPNTGGWQNWTTISHSINLTAGQQQIAIKALTGGWNINWLKLTSSSGSRIALESQKSHINHPDLRIFPNPTSDYLEVQGSAGTGSYTIYDLNGKAVSNGHHSPQEDHKKIDVRQLKAGIYFISHSKSKKVLRFIKQ encoded by the coding sequence ATGAAAACCAACTCAATCCTGTGGGGACACCAACCTCCCTCAATCCAATCCATTATATGGAAACATATAAGACTCTTACTCTTTCTTTTTGTCATCATGTCCATGGCCACAGTCCACGCACAGAAAATAGTGGGCTATACTCCGTCATGGCTCGGAAGTGCCAATGACATTGATTACGATAGACTCACTCACATTAACTATGCCTTTGCCCTACCCACAGCCTCGGGCGGTCTTCAGGCCATTGAAAATCCAGCCAAGCTTCAAAGCCTCGTAAGTCAGGGACATGCCAAAGGTGTGAAAGTCCTCATCGCCATAGGTGGCTGGGATCTGGGTGATGGTGGTGGCAATGACGGCCGATTTAATACACTGGCGGCCTCAGCATCCTCCAGAAATAATTTCGTAAACAATGTGCTTAGTGTGATCAACCAGTACAACCTGGATGGAGCTGACATTGACTGGGAATTCCCAGAGCCCGTCAATGGTGCACCCGATAACAATTTCACCCTACTCATGGGACAGCTCTCTACTGCCCTTCACAACCAGGGGAAATTACTCACTGCAGCAGTAAATGGATCCGCCTGGGCTGCTGATGGCATCTCCAGCCAGGTATTCGGTTACGTGGACTTCCTCAACATCATGGCCTATGATGGAGATGCGGGTGCCGGGCACTCCCCATATAGCTATGCTGAAAGTGCCCTCAATTACTACAAGGGCCGTGGCCTGCCTGCGGCAAAGGCAGTCATTGGAGTCCCCTTTTATGCCAGACCAAGCTGGAAGGGATACAACACCCTCATCGCCGAAGGAGCTGATCCTTATTCCGATTATTTTAATGGAGATTATTACAATGGCATCAATACCATAAAAGCAAAGACAGCCCTGGCCAAATCCCAAGGCGGTGGCATCATGATCTGGACTCTGGATCACGATGTACAAGGACAATACGCTCTGCTCAAAGCCATCAAGGATGAAATGGGAACCACCGGAGGATCAGGGGTGGTCACACTCTTCCAGCACTGCGATTATGGTGGTTACTCAGCCTCCCTCAACACTGGCAGTTACACTCTGGGGCAACTCCAGGCCCTCGGTGTAGCTAATGATGACATCTCCTCCTTACAGGTACAAAATGGGTATCAGATCACTATGTATCAGCATGATAACTTCACCGGAAATGTATTGGTAAAAACCTCCAACGACAACTGCCTGGTCAATGAGGAATTCAATGACGACATCAGCTCAGTCATCGTAGCGCAAGCTTCCTCGGGCTGGTCAGCGACCATAGAGGCAGAGAACTGGACTATACAATCCGGCACACAGACCGAGGCTTGTGCTGAGGGAGGACAAAATGTTGGTTGGATAGATACTAACGACTGGATGGTTTGGGACATTAACCCACCGAGCAGTGGTGCTTATACCGTGGAATACCGCGTGGCCAGCCCCAACAGCGGTATGATCCAACTCGAAAAGGCTGGTGGAAGTCCCGTATATGGCACAAGGTCTGTCCCCAATACCGGTGGCTGGCAAAACTGGACTACCATATCTCACTCCATCAACCTCACGGCAGGACAGCAACAGATCGCCATTAAAGCACTCACAGGCGGATGGAACATCAACTGGCTCAAACTGACCAGCTCAAGTGGATCTCGCATTGCCCTGGAAAGCCAAAAGTCACACATTAATCATCCTGACCTAAGGATTTTCCCCAATCCTACATCTGACTACCTGGAAGTGCAGGGCTCTGCAGGTACGGGGAGCTATACCATATATGATTTGAATGGAAAGGCCGTTTCAAACGGCCACCACAGCCCCCAGGAGGATCATAAGAAAATTGATGTACGGCAATTGAAGGCCGGGATCTACTTCATCAGCCACAGCAAATCAAAAAAGGTCTTACGATTTATCAAACAATAA
- a CDS encoding triple tyrosine motif-containing protein codes for MLLWGLICGQIAYGQIGNKGVPNIRNFTYDEYQAGAQNWSILQDDQGRMLFGNNYGLLEYNGRDWSLITQPTNKTVVWSIYKGRDSTIYIGAQNEFGYLKINNAGQKRYISLLSKVPEDSREFSDIWAILETSSGIHFHARGAVYIYKDDTINVIKTPMIDGFSKIGDSILVQDRSFNIYVVKPTGLRKVISGADVQGTVLRIFDNHHGGLQLVTQDHGILTFENGKIVPEKHISSAFMQGHKIQCLYKLRNDYLAVGTVGAGLLILDDAFRPIQWLNKSNGLQSNTILAIGSDHIGNLWVATETGIDYVQTAIPLYKIADNYELEGTVSSTLIHNDKLYVGTNSGVFYTEWNDQENPLTPTLHFKQIKGLSGQVWNLHLIDGQIYVCQHEGLYRIEGSSAIRIFEGTGVWNLIPIREGNPKYYLQGAYDGIHLFELSDGDFRYLRKIEGFEETSRIIELDDKNNIWMAHGYKGIYRLRLDQAMKRFAEVKLYKKEHGFPTSLFVNLFKVKNQVLFGTERGTYQYDYALDTMVADPLYTRILGNTQHIRLLKEDDGKIWYIKGQDMHDEMGIIDFYDNEKYEVTKAPLQHLQGRFNPGFENINSLSQNAVLFGTKNGIVLFDRTVNRNYAKPYLASITEVRCVTNDSLLYGQLPIDQQKPISDHVDPPLLRYDQNAIRFYYASDYFESPDQTSYSYYLEGFDKSWFTGEHELSKTYTNLPAGEYIFRVKATNVYGFESKEAHYSFKVLPPWYLTTMAKVAYVITFLLIGVGLMKLYRKRIENAQKKERLAQMDVLQRNREEYNAEKLLTEQELITLKNEKLEAEIAISRSKMDVLNAEMAASIMMITQKNGVLIKVREDLESLLKKAKDSNKELIQRVIKHINQDIDTDQDWRQFKIHFDKVHEDFLERLKCQFPDITPKDLQLAAYLRLNLSSKEIASMMNITIRSIEGCRYRLRKHLNLSSETNLSEFIIKF; via the coding sequence ATGCTTTTATGGGGGCTCATCTGTGGCCAGATCGCCTACGGCCAGATAGGAAATAAGGGTGTACCCAACATCCGCAATTTCACTTATGATGAATACCAGGCCGGTGCCCAAAACTGGAGCATCCTTCAGGATGATCAGGGAAGGATGCTCTTCGGCAATAACTATGGCCTGCTGGAATACAATGGCAGAGACTGGAGTCTGATTACCCAGCCCACCAACAAGACCGTAGTCTGGTCTATTTACAAAGGAAGGGACAGCACCATCTATATAGGAGCACAAAACGAGTTTGGCTACCTCAAAATCAACAATGCCGGTCAGAAACGTTACATTTCCCTGCTCTCCAAGGTTCCTGAAGACTCAAGAGAGTTTAGCGACATCTGGGCCATTCTGGAGACATCCTCCGGCATTCACTTTCATGCCAGAGGTGCCGTCTATATCTACAAGGATGACACCATCAATGTGATAAAAACTCCAATGATTGATGGGTTTTCCAAGATTGGCGATTCTATTCTGGTGCAGGATCGCTCATTTAACATTTATGTAGTAAAGCCGACCGGACTCCGCAAGGTCATCAGCGGTGCAGATGTACAGGGCACCGTCCTCAGAATCTTTGACAATCATCATGGCGGCCTGCAACTCGTGACCCAGGATCATGGCATTCTCACCTTTGAGAATGGTAAAATAGTGCCTGAAAAACACATTAGTAGTGCCTTCATGCAAGGGCACAAAATACAATGTCTGTATAAACTCCGCAATGATTATCTGGCAGTGGGCACTGTGGGCGCCGGACTGCTGATATTAGACGATGCCTTCAGACCCATCCAATGGCTCAACAAAAGCAACGGCCTGCAAAGCAACACCATTCTGGCCATCGGTTCTGATCATATCGGTAACCTGTGGGTGGCAACAGAAACGGGCATTGATTATGTGCAAACCGCCATTCCCCTATATAAGATTGCAGACAATTACGAGTTAGAAGGTACTGTTTCCTCTACGCTCATTCACAATGACAAACTATATGTGGGCACCAATTCAGGGGTATTCTATACCGAATGGAACGATCAGGAAAACCCCCTCACACCCACCCTGCACTTCAAGCAGATCAAGGGGCTGTCTGGTCAGGTATGGAACCTCCATCTCATCGACGGTCAGATATACGTATGTCAACATGAAGGGCTCTACCGAATTGAGGGTAGCTCTGCCATCAGAATTTTCGAAGGCACAGGTGTTTGGAACCTTATACCCATTCGGGAAGGCAATCCAAAATACTATCTCCAGGGTGCCTATGATGGCATTCACCTATTTGAGCTCTCCGATGGTGATTTTAGATATCTGCGAAAAATTGAGGGATTTGAAGAAACCAGCCGAATCATAGAGCTGGATGACAAAAACAACATCTGGATGGCCCACGGGTACAAAGGCATTTACCGGCTCCGGCTGGATCAAGCAATGAAGCGCTTCGCTGAGGTGAAGCTTTACAAAAAGGAGCATGGGTTTCCTACAAGTCTCTTTGTCAATCTTTTCAAAGTCAAAAATCAGGTTTTGTTTGGTACCGAACGCGGTACCTATCAGTATGATTACGCCCTGGACACGATGGTAGCAGATCCGCTATATACGCGCATATTGGGCAATACCCAGCATATCCGCCTATTGAAGGAGGATGACGGCAAGATATGGTACATCAAAGGCCAGGACATGCATGACGAAATGGGAATCATTGACTTTTACGACAATGAAAAATATGAAGTCACCAAGGCTCCCCTGCAGCATCTGCAGGGTCGTTTCAATCCGGGATTTGAAAACATCAACTCTCTCAGCCAAAATGCCGTCCTTTTTGGAACCAAGAATGGTATCGTTCTTTTTGATCGTACGGTAAATCGGAATTATGCCAAGCCCTACCTGGCTTCCATCACTGAAGTGCGCTGCGTAACCAATGACTCCCTCCTTTACGGACAACTACCCATCGATCAGCAAAAACCTATTTCTGATCATGTGGATCCTCCGCTACTCCGGTACGATCAAAATGCTATCCGGTTTTATTATGCCAGTGACTATTTTGAATCGCCCGATCAGACTTCCTATAGCTACTATCTGGAAGGTTTTGACAAGAGCTGGTTTACCGGTGAGCATGAACTATCGAAAACCTATACCAACCTGCCAGCCGGAGAGTACATCTTCAGAGTCAAAGCCACCAATGTCTATGGGTTTGAAAGCAAAGAGGCTCACTATTCTTTCAAAGTATTACCTCCCTGGTACCTGACCACCATGGCCAAAGTAGCCTACGTCATCACTTTTTTGCTGATAGGAGTCGGTTTGATGAAACTCTACCGAAAGAGGATTGAAAACGCTCAAAAAAAGGAGCGACTGGCACAAATGGATGTGCTTCAAAGAAATCGTGAAGAATACAATGCTGAGAAACTTCTCACTGAGCAGGAATTGATCACCCTTAAAAATGAAAAACTCGAGGCTGAAATTGCCATTTCCAGGTCAAAAATGGACGTGCTCAATGCAGAAATGGCCGCTTCTATCATGATGATTACTCAAAAGAACGGAGTGCTCATCAAGGTACGTGAGGACCTGGAAAGCCTTCTCAAAAAAGCAAAGGATTCTAATAAGGAGTTGATTCAGCGAGTGATCAAACACATCAACCAGGACATAGATACCGACCAGGATTGGCGTCAGTTCAAAATTCACTTTGACAAAGTACACGAAGATTTCCTGGAACGTCTCAAATGCCAGTTTCCTGACATCACTCCAAAAGACCTCCAATTGGCAGCCTATCTCCGACTGAACCTTTCTTCAAAGGAAATAGCTTCAATGATGAATATAACAATCCGTAGCATTGAGGGCTGCCGATATCGCCTGAGGAAGCATCTCAACCTCAGCAGCGAAACCAACCTCAGTGAATTCATCATCAAATTCTGA
- a CDS encoding PAS domain-containing sensor histidine kinase, which produces MSFGDSWLLVVEVSPTPTILEVPFDNKWVIYQPNHPGSMNISLINAELQPLARLFDLLSNHQPDQSFIIYGIKKEDLKSLNSFIDSLQFLKAKSLGERQLIAPGEVFLVQQKTAFYMDGQYIGAREHTESSHEKHRVDLTSQEDAARHKYLLEVSRELICTHDPGGAYKFVSPSVHKLLGYDPEELIGKDPYTYFHPDDIAHVVKTSHDLALKGLQPHRVQYRFLHKNGTYIWLDTYTEVIKNDMGGISSLITVSRDINDLKEAEIRLRESDQRFRAIANNIPGVVYLCRNDETYSMLYLNLEVMNLTGYTPDEFIQNQISFVDLYHPDDKETIFAKVDSALEHKEPFHITYRLKNKHSEDWVWVDEYGQGIYEGDELRLIEGVLLDITERKLVEYQLERYTENLEHVVAERTRELKVKNEALVKGNSELEQALKELKSTQSQLIQAEKMASLGILAAGIGHEINNPLNFIKNGCSGLIQELEEHPEYDEELLKPFLEIIDDGVTRASEIVKSLTHFSRQVKSMEERCVIHDVIDHCVVMLQSNLKHKVEIVKDYAPEELVVIGNEGKLHQAFLNILVNAEQSIQEQGSIVIRTARQEHGIVVSFEDDGEGIAEENLSRIGDPFFTTKAPGAGTGLGLFITYTLIKELNGEVQVESELKKGSKFTITFSNP; this is translated from the coding sequence ATGTCGTTTGGAGACAGTTGGTTACTGGTGGTCGAAGTTTCACCAACTCCTACTATTTTGGAAGTGCCTTTTGATAATAAATGGGTAATTTATCAGCCAAACCATCCAGGCAGTATGAATATTTCTTTGATTAATGCTGAGTTGCAGCCATTAGCCAGGCTTTTTGATCTCTTATCCAATCATCAACCAGATCAGTCTTTTATTATTTATGGAATAAAAAAAGAGGATCTTAAATCACTTAATTCTTTCATTGATTCGCTTCAGTTTTTGAAAGCAAAATCTCTAGGGGAGCGGCAATTGATAGCACCCGGAGAGGTTTTTCTGGTTCAACAAAAAACAGCATTTTACATGGACGGCCAGTACATCGGAGCAAGGGAGCATACCGAATCGTCACATGAAAAGCATCGGGTAGATTTGACCTCACAGGAAGACGCGGCACGACATAAGTATCTGCTGGAGGTCAGCAGAGAACTGATCTGTACACACGATCCGGGGGGTGCTTATAAGTTTGTGTCCCCATCTGTGCACAAACTTCTTGGCTATGACCCTGAGGAGTTGATAGGGAAGGATCCCTACACCTATTTTCATCCTGATGATATAGCGCATGTGGTGAAAACCTCCCATGACCTGGCGTTGAAGGGCCTTCAGCCTCACCGGGTTCAGTATCGCTTTCTGCACAAAAATGGCACCTATATTTGGCTGGACACTTATACAGAGGTGATCAAAAATGACATGGGAGGAATCAGCTCATTGATCACTGTATCCAGGGACATCAACGACTTGAAAGAAGCCGAGATCAGACTAAGAGAGAGTGATCAACGGTTTAGGGCTATCGCAAACAATATTCCAGGGGTCGTTTACCTGTGCCGAAATGATGAGACCTACAGCATGCTATACCTCAACCTGGAAGTGATGAACCTGACCGGGTATACACCTGATGAATTTATTCAAAATCAGATCAGCTTTGTGGACCTTTATCACCCCGATGATAAGGAAACGATTTTTGCGAAAGTAGATTCGGCATTGGAACACAAGGAGCCTTTCCACATTACCTACAGGTTGAAAAACAAACATTCCGAAGATTGGGTCTGGGTGGATGAGTACGGGCAGGGAATCTATGAAGGCGATGAGCTGCGGCTGATTGAGGGTGTTTTGCTCGACATTACCGAGCGAAAGCTGGTAGAGTATCAGCTGGAGCGCTATACGGAAAATCTGGAGCACGTGGTGGCCGAAAGAACCCGGGAGCTGAAGGTGAAGAATGAGGCGCTTGTAAAAGGGAATAGTGAGTTGGAACAAGCCCTGAAAGAATTGAAATCAACACAGTCTCAGCTGATTCAGGCTGAGAAAATGGCCTCATTGGGGATACTGGCGGCTGGCATTGGTCATGAGATCAACAACCCGCTGAACTTCATCAAAAATGGCTGTTCAGGACTGATTCAAGAGCTGGAAGAGCATCCGGAATATGATGAAGAACTGCTCAAGCCATTCCTGGAAATCATCGATGACGGAGTGACCAGAGCTAGCGAAATAGTGAAGAGCCTTACACATTTCAGCAGACAGGTGAAAAGCATGGAGGAACGTTGTGTGATCCATGACGTCATTGATCATTGCGTGGTAATGCTCCAATCCAACCTTAAGCATAAGGTAGAAATAGTGAAGGACTATGCACCAGAGGAATTGGTCGTCATTGGCAACGAGGGCAAATTGCACCAGGCTTTTTTAAATATTCTGGTAAATGCCGAGCAGTCTATTCAGGAGCAGGGTAGCATAGTGATTCGAACAGCCAGGCAGGAACATGGGATCGTTGTGAGTTTTGAGGATGATGGAGAGGGGATTGCTGAGGAGAACCTTTCCAGAATAGGGGATCCGTTTTTTACGACTAAAGCCCCTGGGGCCGGAACAGGCCTGGGGCTCTTCATTACCTATACCCTCATCAAGGAGTTGAATGGAGAGGTTCAAGTGGAGTCTGAGCTAAAAAAAGGGTCAAAATTCACGATCACGTTTTCAAATCCTTAG